A genome region from Nitrospirota bacterium includes the following:
- the cutA gene encoding divalent-cation tolerance protein CutA, whose product MEYSVVFITAPDEEEAARIARTIVEERLAGCVNIVKGIRSIYSWEGKIEDEHEVLMIVKTKRALFTVLEKRVKELHSYSVPEIISLPLVEGSEDYLKWLDNELIR is encoded by the coding sequence ATGGAGTATTCAGTTGTTTTCATTACAGCACCTGATGAAGAAGAAGCAGCAAGGATTGCAAGGACTATTGTTGAAGAAAGGCTCGCAGGGTGTGTGAATATCGTAAAGGGCATACGTTCAATCTATAGCTGGGAAGGGAAGATAGAGGATGAACACGAGGTCCTTATGATTGTAAAGACAAAAAGGGCCCTCTTCACAGTACTTGAGAAGAGGGTGAAAGAACTCCATTCCTATAGCGTACCGGAGATAATTTCACTTCCGCTTGTTGAGGGCTCTGAAGATTATCTGAAGTGGCTTGATAATGAATTGATACGTTGA
- a CDS encoding NifU family protein, producing MIDRTKVEEVINRIRPTLQRDGGDVELVEITDDNIVKVRLVGACGTCPMSIMTLKGGIETAMKQDIPEVKAVEAV from the coding sequence ATGATTGACAGGACAAAGGTTGAAGAGGTGATAAACAGGATCAGGCCAACGCTTCAGAGGGATGGTGGAGACGTCGAACTCGTTGAGATTACAGATGACAATATCGTAAAGGTGAGACTCGTTGGCGCCTGCGGTACATGTCCCATGTCCATAATGACACTGAAGGGAGGGATTGAGACTGCAATGAAGCAGGATATCCCTGAGGTCAAGGCAGTAGAGGCAGTATAG
- the rho gene encoding transcription termination factor Rho, producing MSNVSISELKEKTIEELSQVAHHLRIDGAAGMRKQELIYAILHAQAEKTGNLFAEGVLEILPDGFGFLRSPDYSYLPSPDDIYVSPSQIRRFNLRTGDLVSGQIRPPKESERYFALLKVEAINHEPPDDNITRPLFDNLVPYYPTEKINLEHSSSDYSTRVMDLITPVGKGQRGMIVAAPRTGKTMLLQSIAKAIKHNQPEIHLIILLIDERPEEVTDWRRQVVTAEIIGSTFDEPPQRHTQVSEMVIERAKRLVEIKRDVVILLDSITRLARAYNTIIPASGKVLSGGLDAHALQKPKRFFGTARNIETGGSLTIIATALVDTGSRMDDVIFEEFKGTGNMELHLDRRLVEKRIFPSININASGTRKEELLVDKDVLNKMWILRKVLNPLGTVESMEFLLGKLRGTKANKEFLEMMNK from the coding sequence ATGAGTAATGTCTCGATTTCTGAACTAAAAGAAAAGACCATTGAGGAACTCTCCCAGGTAGCCCACCATCTGCGTATTGACGGGGCCGCGGGAATGAGAAAACAGGAACTTATATACGCAATATTACATGCCCAGGCTGAAAAGACCGGGAACCTTTTTGCAGAGGGTGTCCTTGAGATACTGCCTGACGGCTTTGGTTTTCTGCGTTCACCTGATTACAGCTACCTGCCAAGCCCGGACGATATATACGTATCCCCATCGCAGATAAGGCGGTTTAATCTGCGGACAGGTGACCTTGTATCCGGACAGATACGGCCTCCGAAAGAGAGTGAGCGGTATTTTGCGCTGCTTAAGGTCGAGGCCATCAACCATGAACCACCTGATGACAATATAACGCGTCCGCTCTTTGATAATCTCGTTCCCTACTACCCAACTGAAAAGATTAACCTGGAGCACAGCTCAAGCGATTATTCCACAAGGGTTATGGACCTCATCACACCTGTTGGCAAAGGACAACGAGGCATGATTGTTGCAGCTCCGAGGACAGGCAAGACCATGCTCCTGCAGTCAATTGCCAAGGCCATAAAGCATAACCAGCCGGAGATACACCTCATTATTCTCCTTATTGATGAGAGGCCTGAGGAGGTAACAGACTGGAGAAGACAGGTTGTTACTGCGGAGATAATAGGGTCTACCTTTGATGAACCACCTCAGAGACATACACAGGTATCTGAAATGGTTATTGAGCGGGCAAAGAGGCTTGTTGAGATAAAGAGGGATGTCGTCATACTCCTTGACAGTATAACCCGGCTTGCCCGGGCATACAATACCATCATTCCTGCAAGTGGAAAGGTCCTCTCCGGAGGTCTTGATGCCCATGCCCTTCAGAAACCCAAGCGGTTTTTCGGTACGGCAAGGAATATTGAGACCGGAGGCAGCCTTACAATCATTGCCACCGCCCTTGTTGATACAGGCAGCCGTATGGATGATGTCATTTTTGAAGAATTTAAAGGCACAGGCAACATGGAGCTCCATCTTGACAGAAGACTTGTTGAGAAAAGGATATTCCCGAGTATTAACATCAATGCCTCCGGTACGAGAAAAGAGGAGTTGCTGGTTGACAAGGATGTGCTTAACAAGATGTGGATACTCAGAAAGGTACTTAATCCCCTGGGAACAGTGGAGAGTATGGAATTTCTGTTAGGCAAGCTCAGAGGCACCAAAGCCAACAAAGAGTTTCTTGAAATGATGAATAAATAG
- a CDS encoding PaaI family thioesterase, translating into MDFVDNGACFVCGKANPSGLRLDFSASNGHASATYLPDKIHQGYRDILHGGLISTLIDEAAVKAASSLGIKAITVEICIRFKTTLMIGERCVVEASAEPVRGRLIEGVAVVKKMDGTIVAEGHLKLFSAR; encoded by the coding sequence ATGGATTTTGTTGATAACGGAGCGTGTTTTGTCTGTGGAAAGGCAAATCCTTCAGGACTAAGACTCGATTTCTCTGCCTCAAATGGTCACGCAAGCGCTACATACCTTCCGGATAAAATACACCAGGGATACCGGGACATTCTCCATGGCGGACTGATTTCAACCCTCATTGACGAAGCTGCAGTAAAGGCAGCATCCTCTCTTGGTATCAAGGCCATTACCGTCGAGATATGTATCAGGTTCAAGACCACGCTTATGATAGGTGAAAGATGTGTGGTTGAGGCCTCTGCCGAACCGGTCAGGGGGAGGCTGATAGAAGGGGTTGCTGTGGTGAAAAAGATGGACGGGACCATAGTTGCTGAAGGACATCTCAAGCTTTTCAGTGCCAGGTAA
- the yidC gene encoding membrane protein insertase YidC — protein MEENFEKRTLIAIVLALVVLLGYQYFFAPSPQPRRPEQPRNVAQDIQKRVTERPSVPKAENLFVPEGTMASEERLLKVETPLYTALFSSKGGTIKNWQLKKYRDDEGLEVVLMRTDAEVPALAMGTDGKNFVFDKVNFTISEGQDNINLRNEGDRASLSFTYRGDGIVIKRTYSFFSDNYDIELIEEVQGPDNYWVTLGTGFGISGAVGYGGHIGPVILKDADRVEIKPNKLKEPKIFGSELKWIAQEDKYFFASLVPLEKAIGAKVWRTGNGDALVAVNLPAGKNKLLLYAGPKEYDRLKSLGVGLEYIVNFGFFSILAQPLFWILKLFYRAIGNYGWSIALLTILVRIPFIPLINKGQKSMKKLQALQPKMTEIKQKYKKDPQKMQKEMMELYKKYKVNPMSGCLPMLIQIPVFFALYKVLLVAIELRSAPFIFWIQDLSEKDPYYILPIIMGATMFIQQKMTPTTMESQQQKIMTYLPIVFTFLFLKFPSGLVLYWLVSNLLSILQQYFVNRKIAREEEPV, from the coding sequence TAACGGAGAGGCCCTCTGTGCCAAAGGCAGAAAATCTCTTTGTGCCTGAAGGTACAATGGCATCTGAAGAGAGACTCCTGAAGGTAGAGACCCCCCTCTATACGGCACTTTTTTCGTCAAAAGGCGGAACCATCAAAAATTGGCAGCTAAAAAAATACCGGGATGACGAGGGCCTTGAGGTGGTTTTAATGAGGACTGATGCTGAGGTCCCGGCCCTTGCCATGGGAACAGACGGCAAAAACTTCGTCTTTGACAAGGTGAACTTTACCATCAGCGAAGGGCAGGACAATATTAACTTAAGAAACGAAGGAGACAGGGCTTCCCTCTCATTCACATACAGAGGAGACGGGATCGTAATAAAAAGAACGTATTCATTCTTCTCAGATAATTACGATATTGAACTCATTGAAGAGGTTCAGGGCCCGGATAACTACTGGGTTACCCTCGGCACTGGATTTGGCATATCAGGTGCAGTGGGCTACGGAGGCCATATCGGACCTGTAATACTCAAGGATGCTGACAGGGTTGAGATTAAACCCAACAAGCTCAAAGAACCCAAGATTTTTGGCTCAGAGTTGAAATGGATAGCCCAGGAAGACAAATACTTCTTTGCCTCACTTGTCCCGCTTGAGAAAGCTATAGGTGCAAAGGTATGGCGCACCGGCAACGGAGATGCGCTTGTTGCAGTAAATCTCCCCGCGGGCAAGAACAAACTTCTCCTCTATGCCGGGCCCAAAGAGTATGACCGGCTGAAGAGCCTTGGTGTTGGTCTCGAATATATTGTAAACTTTGGCTTTTTCTCCATACTTGCACAACCTCTCTTCTGGATACTGAAGTTATTCTACAGGGCTATCGGCAATTATGGCTGGTCAATAGCGCTTCTTACAATCCTGGTGAGAATTCCCTTTATACCCCTTATCAACAAGGGACAGAAGTCCATGAAAAAGCTCCAGGCCCTTCAGCCAAAGATGACCGAGATAAAGCAGAAGTACAAAAAAGACCCTCAGAAGATGCAGAAGGAAATGATGGAGCTGTACAAAAAATACAAGGTGAATCCCATGAGCGGATGCCTGCCGATGCTTATACAGATTCCGGTCTTCTTTGCTTTATATAAGGTACTCCTTGTTGCAATTGAACTTCGGAGTGCACCGTTTATCTTCTGGATTCAGGACCTCTCGGAAAAGGATCCTTACTACATATTACCCATAATTATGGGGGCTACCATGTTTATTCAGCAGAAGATGACGCCAACAACTATGGAATCACAGCAGCAGAAGATAATGACCTATCTTCCCATAGTCTTTACTTTCCTCTTCCTGAAATTCCCGTCAGGCCTTGTCCTCTACTGGCTTGTAAGTAATCTTCTGAGCATCCTGCAGCAGTATTTTGTTAACAGGAAAATAGCCCGGGAAGAAGAGCCTGTTTAA